In Amia ocellicauda isolate fAmiCal2 chromosome 3, fAmiCal2.hap1, whole genome shotgun sequence, the DNA window aaaattaaaaaaaaaaaaagcttgatgTCTCCTGTGCTTTACAATTCCTGCCAGTGAATCCCAACTCAGTCACAATAGTCCACTTGATCAGAAACAAACCAAAGGCAGCCAGTGGTCTCTGGCCATGATGACAGTACTTGGGATGTCCTGCAATGTTAGTACAGAGTCTCTGCGTTGCTGCTCCGTGGTCTCTTGATCTTCTCAATGTTTTTCAGGATCATGTCATGTAATGTTACCTGTGTTGGAAGAGATTCAATTCAGAGGCAGTTTCAAAGCTGTATCCTAGAATCCTACCTACTAGACTGAGGGGTAAGTATTCAGAACTAAACATCATAAACCAGTGTGTTCAGTAAACGtgaaagaatacatttcaaGACTGACAGATCAAAACAAAAGTAACCTGGACTGCCCACacagaatttattttttaagtagcATTTCTGACATTCAAGACACCAATTAGAAAAATCCCCCAGTTGTTCTCCTGCTGTGCTAGGCTGGACAGTGAGATGGCAGGAGATGGGTGGTGACTCACGTATTGGTTCCTCAGCTCGGACACGATGATTTTCAGGCTGATGTATTCTTTCTCGTCGATCTCAGTCACTGTGCGTCTGTAGTCCTCCTACACCACCCAGAGAGAGCAAGCACTTTGTGATTCACAGTTTTCAGCAAGTGACAGTAAGTGGGAGTCTGTAACAGCTCAACAGTAGGCAACTGACAATGCTGCAGCCCTACAGCCAAGTTAACAAAACACTGCTTTTCCACGCAACCCGGCTACAAAGGATTTCTCTGCAGATACATTTCTAATGGATTAGCATGTGCCAGAAAATGTGGAATTAAGCTGAAGGCTTCCATTTTTATGAAAAGCTATTTTCTAATGAGTCTACTCCatccattaataattataatctaaAAATGAATGCCAAGTTACAATTACAAGAGTACCATAGTTACACAAGAGGATTTCAACAGCATTGCCAAATTCTTACTGagctagatttaaaaaaagtgctTATAATAATGTAGGTGAAGGCAAACTTACCACATGTGGATATTTAGCTATTTTAGAAACCAGCTTTGCCCTTGTGATGTAGTATCTGTAAACAGAGGAAAGGTGATAAATATGCATGATAATGGGAGGGTCTGATTCTTAAGCTGTTTCAAGCAACTTAAACATTTCTCTCACACTTTTAAATGTTCAAATACATTTGCAGGATCAGTAGGAAACTcatttgcattgcattattGCAAAAGAGTTTGATACAATGTCTTGTAAACTCCCTTATGTCCAACAGTGCAAGCAGGTCTGAAGTCACAAATGATTTGCTGACTGAtggcaaagtaaaaaaaatacaagaatgTTGAGTATATGTAATTCCAATTGCTTTCAAGCTCAATGCAGAGAAAAGATTTCTCAACAGGTTTAGAAATAGAAAACTACTTAGTCGCACAACGGATTGCTCTTACTACTCTGTGTGCAGCCTGGTACTCCACAGCTAAGGAACCTCAAATCCACTGAACGAGACGCCTGCAGGcttcaaatatttgttttaacatttgTCTGTTTTCTAAAACTATAATACACGTGTCATGACCAGGAGCTTGAAGTTCTGGACAATCTCAATTGAGCAAGGAGGGGAAATGGAACAGCTCAGTAAAGACTGGCTCGGAGAGAAACTGCCAAGTGCCAGAAGAGCAGACCCCTCCTGGACACTGCACTACAGCCCAGAGTGATACCTTGAGATCTGGTCCAGATAAGAGGCTGCCTCCCCTTCTACAGTTCTCAGCTCTGCTACCGTCTCCTCCTGGGAAGGGAATCAGAcaatttaattgtttaaaagaatacaaaaacaatggTCATCCTAATGGAGAGATCAATCTTACTGGGTCTCACCATTGTATAACCTGTAAAAGGTCAAGCAGTAAGGCAGAAACATcaaatcccccccacccccaaacaagtatttcaattaaaatatatagaagTATGTGTGAGTAATTGTGTTCTTCAGTGTGGACCCAAATTGGGATTGAAAGTCAGCCCAACTGATGTATGAACTTCAACTGCATTGCAAAATTCTAAACCTAAAAACTGGTTTGGTTTGGGAAAACTATTTCCTCTCTTGATTCTCTGCATCCCACACAAAGGCTCCAAAAAGTCTAAAGAGGAGCTTTTGCATTTCAACACAGAACTGCTAAAACCTGGAGCATAATCCATCAGGTAAagtttttttaagaataaataaagtCTTGATTCTTTTCACAGGTAAAATGTTTTCGGTTTCCTTCCTTTAATTATTATGCACTTAAAATATTTCAGCTTGAAAGTTGCTGTTAAGAAATGGTTTGCCTGTGTGAAGTTGGACCCTCTATCCATTACCTGAATAGACACGCCAAAGTTGTTGCCGTCTTCTATTCTAGGAATTAACAGCTGCACCCACATTTTGACCTGATGACAAAGAAAGAGTATAACACCCACAGATTAGTTATCATAAGAAAAAGGTGTAAAGCAACAAGGGGTGAATCTGTCAATTTTACTGGTTTGGGATCTAGTAGATAATCAGTCACTATATTACTTCAGTTTCCCCAACACCTCCTTGATTCACTGTTGAACTGAAATAAGAACTTTGCTTCATCTTTGTCAATACCCTCACTCAAGGTAGACTACTGCTTTAAAAGGTATTCTCACTCATGGAtactgggggtgggggtgaaaaaaaacaattcctgCAGATTTCACCACTACTATCTGAAGTGCTTCATCTAATAGTGCTCCTCAGTTAACATTCATCAGATCAGTAGAGCCATGTGATGAGAAAGTGGGCACACCAGTTCAGTTTGTATGGAAAAAGAACAATACCCAACAGCTAAGAGAAATAGAGACTTACTGTGTTGCATTTCTCGATCAGGGTTCTGATCTCCGGCTTGACCTTTTCGATGAGGTCCACCAGCTTATTGTTGCTCTTCATCATCCCCCCTGGCATAACAAACACCTTGGTGCCAGCTAGTGGACAGAAAGGAAAAGAACACACCTTCACACAGCCTGCCACCACACACTCCACCCACTTTGCTGCATTCATACACACCTACACTATATAAACAAAGCTGGTGAAGCCAggcattgaaaaagaaaaaaaaaaaaaaaaacacaaaataatcataataaaacaaaaagtccAGGGAAATAATGCAGAGTAAGTGAACAAGCTTGGAGTTATTACCCTGGGAGTGGTCATCTCCTGCCCCATCTTCCAGCTTCCTCTTCTTGGTGTTTTGCTGCAGAGGGAAACAAACAGGACATTAGTGAAACCCCATTCTGGGTTGTTCCTCTCTGTGCCGAAAGCATTATAGGCATGTGTTGAATTTTGAATGCCCCTCACATTCCCATGCAAGAGACGGAGGCTTTTACAATGCGAGGCacgtgacacagacacacagcctgtATTTAATCACATACATGTAAGCGGAATCCCCCGCCCCACACCGGTCAGGCTCTTAAATCAACAGCACTTACAGGTTCTAATCCATCATGGCTGTTCGTCAGGAGGATGGGATCCGGTACGGTTAAGTTGATTTCCGAGTGAATTTCTTTCAACTCGTTAATGTTTAAGATTGGGTCctgaaaaggggaaaaacaagATTGGGCACATAAAAGGTAGCAGGGTGAAAGTTTAGTAGCTCAGTCTTTAGCCTATAAATTGAATCACAGTTTGAATAAACTGAAAAGCCCCGTTAATCTGCAAAACCCTGGCATCAAGCTGCTCTTTAAGCTCCAGAGGACTGCAGTGTGGAGACATGGAGCATCCCTACTCCTTACCCCCCAGATCCTGAAAGTGATTAATGAGATAATGATTAGGAAACCTCACAAGGGGTTTAAAGATGCATTACCGGTTACTGCTGCTGCATACTGTAAATAAAGAACAGACTTATCAATATTGTTTCCTATCTTTCTTCAAGCTGGACTGCATAATGAAATAcatccgttttttttttaaacatggagACAGAGGGGGAAATCAAACAAAGAAACCACTTACCTTGAGAAAATGATCAAGTTCTAATAACTTCTTTGGAAAGAAAGTTGCAACTAAGTCTTCAgcctaaacaatacaaaacaaaatagcttATCACAGGTTCTCATATTTTCAATTCTGTTGTAGTTATATTACATCACAATGATGATAAAACAATGTACGTACTTCCCCAGTGATTCGTTCCCTGAAAGCATCAACCTGAAGAGaaacagaatgaaaataaaacactcaTAAACCATCAGCCTGAAATGCACCATCTGCACAAGAGTCACGTTTCTTCTCTGAAAATGACACATGGCTCaggttttaattattaataatagcaaTGCTGCAGCCAGAACAGCCTCAAGTTCTCATTTTCACTCAATGCACAACGGATACATCTGAACTTGTGACCTCCTGGAAGCAACAGAAACATGGCCATAAACACAAACCTCAACTTCCACCCGGCACAGACAATTCACTGAAAATATCAATCTTATATCAACTAGATAGGAATGGTAATCTGTGGGTTTAAAGGTTACAGAGGCTTAGAAAGCACTGGGAGATGGTTGGATCGGGTGTGGGGCGTATCTGCAGTGGAAAGACAGTAAGGCAGTAATCATATACCGTCGTGAAACTGTGGTGTTCAATTAACGAAAACCAGAAATGTGTtatataagcaaacaaacaaaaacagcagacGAATGGGTTTGTGTAGTATTGGTAATcgggtatttatttttctctgattTACATAATTGTTATTAGTTACCCTGTGCTTTAACATAACGGCATGCATGAATCCACTGCAATACTGAATGGTGCAGACCGTAGATTCATAAGCTGAATCCCTGCCATGTTGGCATATCATGagtttacaaaatattgtaaaaagcGTGGAGACCCTTCTGAAGGACACGACACTTTGCGGGCTTGAGCAAACAGACGTGCGCAGAGGGACCCGTCCACGACACGTGTTGGGCATTACTGCTAGTAAATCATAACCTCGGTTATCTTTGGAGATCCAGATTTCTAGCGAAGGTTTATGCTTTGGGTCTGAAAGTCAATACCAGTAAACGTTtgaggaaaaaacaaatcccAGGAGACGAACCAGCTGTATCTgaatgactgaacacagcaaGGAGACAGACGCCGGCAGCCAAGGCAATCATGGATGTGCAACAACTGCATTAAAATTAATCCGCCTGGTGGATCCTAAACAGAGACGTGTAGTTACGAATCAAGCTAAACGCGACGCAGGCAGGGGCATTAATACAGTATAAAGAAATCCCAGCGCGGGAAAGCCGAGTGATGACTTCTTTAATACTCCGGCCTTGTTATGTCTGCAGTCATTGTATCCGCCTGTCCACATTGCAAAACCACGCCACCTCCTGTATCCATCTCCGCCCATTCGCCGTCCCTTACCTTGGTCTTGATTTCATTGTCCACCTTGAGGAGTGAAGACATTCTACTGTGAGGCGAATCGGGGGGATGCGAGATTAACAGACACGACTAACCGGGTGGCTCCTTTCTGCTCTTATTCACAGCCACACGGTACCAATGGGGGGAAACGAGAGATGACGTATGAAAGCTGCGACAAGAAATGAGAGAGGAGAGTAGGACCTCGGCGGAGGGAATTGGTAAAGCTTGTTGATTTTGCAGTGCGATGCACCACACAGTAAGCATTGCTTGTGGCACAATGGAAATATTATAAAAAGAAACAGCGTAATCATTACAATCTATATAGGGAAACAAAAGCGAATATTGCACACCAAATAATGCTATAGTGTACTGTAAACAGGAATATAGTACAAAAACGATATCACAATGTGCCTTGCTGAAATTGCATCTGAGATACTGAAAATTGCAATAGACCAACAGGAGACCGAGCGAACCACCCTAAAAATATTGATATTATTGATCTTGTCAGATTTAGATCATAAGCCAACCAGATGCCGAAAgaaaaaatcattttatttgGTCATTTGATTCTTAATATTAGGAAATTCATTAATTACATAATACACAACCTCTGTTTATTCCCCTTAATGCGTATCCTCCACTCCATGTCCTGCTACAGCGCTGGCCATTTGTACTGCATTAAAGGTAAAAAGCTGGTGTTTTGTGTGGGCCAAAAATCAGGCTGCCAATACTGCTGTCTAGGACACTTTTTGGTTGCGCATGACATTTGTGGGCCGTGTGACACCTTTTAGTACCTATCATACACAATACATTGGCCTATTCAATAATACACTGTGCAAAAAGTACTATGTATTAACATAAACATCCttatatgaatatgtaaagtgtattattaataatattattataaatagtaatactaattcataattaatattattaataataggatAGATAACTGCTTTAAATCTTGTAggttgtaaaaatacatgttttaattagGCCATAGATATCTATCTATccaagtaaataataaatagttgTATTTGTTTGGAAACTGCAATGTCAATTCCAATGATGTTGCAAGAAACGTGTAATTATTTGGTTTTAAGTCGCATTGGCCTAATTCAATGGATAAGATATAAGTACACAAAATGGTTGCTCCAACTGAATATCAGAgcgtaaaattaaataattacgtTTTGTTTCGAAAACGGGGCAGCCTTTCCTCTACGGGCCGTCCTCTCACACGGGTCACGGGTCACGCGGTGACGTCACAGCGCTTCCTGTCACATGGGGCGAGTGTTTACAGATGAGGtaaacagagaggaaaagacGCTTCGTGGCGGACCCGGGCAGGGACGGCAAAATAACAACTTAGACCGAAAGACACGATTTATTTTACCTCAAACATAATACCcatcttttaaatgtgtttttttaactaaCAGCCATGGACTTCCCTGTGAACCTGAAGGTGAATTTTAAGGGACGGGCGGAGAGTTTCCTAGTTTCGGACTCGGAAAGGACGAGCTGGCAGTCGGTGGAAGACATGGTGAGAAGCGCCGCTATAGCAGGTCGGATTCACTGCAGGTCCGCAGCTTCACAGATGACGGCCTCAGCACGGGCCTAAACACACAAAGTCATGAAATTGGGATTTTTAAAGTGTATTAAGTCCGTGTAAGGCTTTATATAATTAAGGAACGTGTTCTTTTATTTGCAGAACTGACATTTGGTAGTGTACAGTAATGCCAGATGGTATGTATATAGATGCAttcatatatatagatatataactAAACCATTTTTTGATTATTTAAGCCTTTATTACAGTTGTTTTGTCCAAGTGAAACTAAATCGCTGTTGTGTCGTGACAAGCGTGCTGTGGATCTGTGTCTTTACTTCGTGCGGGTAGATGGATATTCCTGACAcgttattttttgtgttttgtttttctcgcCATGACTCACACAATCGCACTGGTAGCTCCCAACCGGTCTGTCTTTTTAACTGTATTACATCCCTACGTTTTAACTAAGCAATGAATGTATGTACTGCGTCCGGCTGAATTTGATCAATTTCTAGGCTTATTTACCGATTTCTCTGGCTGACTTCCAGAGTAGTGCGAGGTGGCGTTACTGCGCTTGCTTTGAAGTTGGTTTTCCAagttacttttttgttgttggttcaGTCAGCTTGAATGGGATGATGGTTAGTCTTGTTATTGTTACGCTGGGATTAATAACGATTTCGATAGAGAAGTTTGTATGTACGACGTCATTTGGCCGACGTACATAACGATCAGCAGGAATGACCTTTGGTAGATACTGGGAAGGAGTTGTTTGTTTCCCTGTAGTCGTCACGAATGAATCATAGGCAGTCACACAACACGAAAGGTTACTTAAATAATGATTATAACCAAGCACAATAGCACTTAACCTTACATTGCTATGACGAAACAAACACGCATGACTTCTTCCGCAGACAACAGTGGAAAGCAATGTTCTCAAGATGCTTTGCCTTCACACGATTACCAGTGTGAGTTATTTACAAGAGCAAAATACAATTAGAAAACATATCTAAAAATACCAAATTCGTATTTCAACCCTTTCCGCAATCATGCTGAAAGTTAGCTTAAAGAATCACGCATTAAATAGTGCACAAAAAACACGAAACAGCACTCAATACAGAGAATAACCTGTTAGACAGCATTCCAGTGTGGCAGAAAGGCCAAGTTACGTTTGTTGCTATCTGCTTGGGTGAGGTTTTTAAATAGAGGGATATATGAGCATAGCTTGCTTTACTGCATAGATATAAATCATTCAGGGATGGTCAAGAATACAAAGAAAACTTGTCTGTGTCTCTTAGAGTGATTGAGTAATACAATTGAATAAAAAGGATTCCATCCAATTATTTAGTAGTTTCTGATATTTGAGGAATGTGTTGTATACAGAATGTCTAGAATGGAAAAAACAATAACCAATCTCAGTAACATATGCTGTATATTTTCACCCGTATGCATATTTAACTGGTTATCTTATTCTTAATCAAGAAGATAGATTTTTATTACTccactgtttttttccccttaattGTTTGTTATACTAAAATATATGGCAGTTTTTATAATCTTTTTGGATTATACTTTAACTCAAAgcaaattacttttgctagTTACTATATTGGCTAAAATAATATCACAAGCCTCCCTTGAGCAGTAATGGGTTTAAAAACGTGTCAAATTcggatttgtttttgtaaacagCACCTTATATTGTATTGCTATATTTTAGACACCAGAACTATCATCATCAGTACTGTCATCATTAATGTATTTCT includes these proteins:
- the psme3 gene encoding proteasome activator complex subunit 3; translated protein: MSSLLKVDNEIKTKVDAFRERITGEAEDLVATFFPKKLLELDHFLKDPILNINELKEIHSEINLTVPDPILLTNSHDGLEPQNTKKRKLEDGAGDDHSQAGTKVFVMPGGMMKSNNKLVDLIEKVKPEIRTLIEKCNTVKMWVQLLIPRIEDGNNFGVSIQEETVAELRTVEGEAASYLDQISRYYITRAKLVSKIAKYPHVEDYRRTVTEIDEKEYISLKIIVSELRNQYVTLHDMILKNIEKIKRPRSSNAETLY